Proteins encoded by one window of Cydia fagiglandana chromosome Z, ilCydFagi1.1, whole genome shotgun sequence:
- the LOC134678607 gene encoding uncharacterized protein DDB_G0289917-like encodes MVSEDESENEEERHAKDVAIIGSIKPLKIDSQVPEKWRIWKQKFEIYTEANKLDDFPENRKVAILLNLLGDEGLTIFNSFSIDRKTATLKEVIEKFDAKFNPLKNLTVERYNFFSRQQNSDEDFEEYVTVITNLSNYCEFGTLKESLIKDKFVIGISDKKVKQRLLQEDNLTIEKCLKIAKSMKLSQERSSKINNNENQTVDSVSKSYRQQHRRNSSTGRSMSQSRRTSTSNGNNHYRRENRSPSNNYRRENRSPSNTRTSTCTRCGQIHRFRCPAKGVTCRICKRSNHYEKCCFFNKNVNMVTKYPLLEDAT; translated from the exons atgGTGTCAGAAGATGAATCTGAAAATGAAGAAGAACGCCATGCCAAAGACGTAGCAATAATTGGGTCGATTAAACCGCTAAAAATCGACAGTCAAGTGCCAGAAAAATGGAGAATATGGAAACAGAAATTCGAAATTTATACTGAAGCAAACAAACTCGACGACTTCCCGGAAAATAGAAAAGTAGCCATATTACTGAATTTACTTGGAGACGAAGGCCTCACAATATTTAACTCTTTCTCCATAGACAGAAAAACAGCCACTCTAAAAGAAGTTATAGAAAAATTCGACGCCAAATTCAATCCACTGAAAAACCTAACCGTGGAAAGGTATAACTTCTTTTCTAGACAACAAAATTCCGACGAAGATTTCGAAGAGTATGTCACTGTAATAACTAACCTGAGTAACTATTGCGAATTTGGCACATTAAAAGAGAGTCTCATAAAAGACAAATTTGTCATCGGCATATCAgataaaaaagtaaaacaaagaCTACTACAAGAAGACAACTTGACAATCGAAAAATGTCTCAAAATTGCAAAAAGCATGAAATTGTCACAGGAACGATCatctaaaataaacaataatgaaAATCAAACAGTTGATTCAGTTTCAAAATCATACCGTCAGCAGCATCGTCGTAATAGCTCAACTGGAAGAAGCATGTCACAGTCTCGAAGAACGTCAACGTCAAACGGAAACAACCACTACCGTCGTGAAAACAGAAGTCCCAGCAATAACTACCGTCGTGAAAACAGAAGTCCCAGCAACACGCGTACGAGCACATGCACACGCTGTGGGCAGATACATCGTTTTAGGTGTCCAGCTAAAGGAGTCACTTGCAGGATTTGTAAGCGTAGTAACCACTACGAAAAGTGCTGTTTCTTCAACAAGAATGTCAACATG GTAACAAAATACCCATTGTTGGAGGATGCTACTTAA